In Daucus carota subsp. sativus chromosome 4, DH1 v3.0, whole genome shotgun sequence, one DNA window encodes the following:
- the LOC108218901 gene encoding CBL-interacting protein kinase 2 yields MENKGVLMQKYELGRFLGQGTFAKVYHARNLVTGTSVAIKMIDKEKVLKVGMIEQIKREISVMRLVRHPHIVQLYEVMATKSKIYFVIEYVKGGELFNKVAKGRLKEDVARKYFQQLMSAIDFCHSRGVYHRDLKPENILLDENGNLKVSDFGLSALAESKRQDGLLHTTCGTPAYVAPEVIGRKGYDGGKADIWSCGVILYVLLAGFLPFHDSNLMEMYRKIGKAEFKYPNWFTTEARRLISKMLDPNPSTRITIAKIMENSWFRKGYDSKARRGEMEMAEPAVNDDVFGPSHNSNNAVETKNEVEKLGNLNAFDIISLSPGFDLSGLFEEKEQKKEVRFTSAQPAKTIISKLEDVAKKLRLKVVKKDGGLLKMEGSKEGRKGVLAIDAEIFEITSTFHLIELKKSGGDTLEYQKTMKQHIRPALKDIVWSWQGDPGEPQQPPPDLPLS; encoded by the coding sequence ATGGAAAATAAAGGTGTTTTAATGCAAAAGTATGAGTTGGGGAGGTTCTTAGGTCAAGGTACGTTTGCCAAAGTCTATCATGCGAGGAACCTTGTCACTGGCACGAGCGTAGCCATCAAGATGATTGACAAAGAAAAGGTTTTGAAGGTTGGGATGATTGAACAGATCAAACGGGAGATTTCTGTCATGAGATTAGTTAGGCACCCACATATAGTACAGCTTTATGAGGTTATGGCCACCAAAAGCAagatttattttgtaattgaaTATGTGAAAGGAGGCGAGCTTTTTAACAAGGTGGCCAAAGGGAGGCTTAAGGAGGATGTTGCTAGGAAATATTTTCAGCAACTGATGAGTGCGATTGACTTCTGCCATAGTAGAGGTGTTTATCACAGGGACTTAAAACCAGAGAACATATTGTTAGATGAGAACGGGAATCTTAAAGTATCAGACTTTGGGTTGAGCGCTCTTGCTGAATCAAAGCGTCAAGATGGATTGCTTCACACAACATGTGGGACACCTGCATATGTGGCTCCAGAAGTAATTGGCAGAAAAGGGTATGATGGAGGTAAAGCTGACATCTGGTCTTGCGGGGTGATTTTGTATGTTCTTTTGGCTGGATTTCTTCCGTTCCATGATTCAAATCTGATGGAAATGTATCGGAAAATTGGTAAGGCTGAGTTCAAGTATCCTAACTGGTTCACAACTGAAGCACGCAGATTGATATCGAAAATGCTCGACCCAAACCCAAGTACCAGGATAACTATTGCTAAAATTATGGAAAACTCATGGTTCCGTAAGGGATATGATTCCAAGGCAAGAAGAGGTGAAATGGAAATGGCAGAACCAGCAGTTAATGATGATGTTTTTGGCCCTTCTCATAATAGCAACAATGCGGTTGAAACAAAGAACGAAGTAGAGAAACTTGGCAACTTAAATGCTTTTGATATTATATCACTTTCACCTGGGTTTGACTTGTCTGGTCTGTTCGAAGAAAAAGAGCAAAAGAAAGAAGTAAGGTTCACATCTGCACAGCCAGCCAAGACTATCATCTCTAAGCTAGAGGACGTGGCTAAAAAGCTGAGGTTAAAAGTGGTGAAGAAAGATGGAGGATTGTTGAAGATGGAAGGTTCAAAGGAAGGCCGAAAAGGTGTCTTGGCCATTGATGCAGAGATATTTGAGATTACTTCTACTTTTCATTTGATCGAGTTGAAAAAAAGTGGTGGAGATACCTTGGAATATCAGAAGACAATGAAGCAGCACATAAGGCCAGCACTGAAAGACATCGTGTGGAGCTGGCAGGGCGATCCAGGAGAACCCCAGCAACCACCACCAGATTTACCGCTTTCTTAA
- the LOC108216508 gene encoding transcription repressor OFP1 has protein sequence MGNYKFKFSDMIPNAWFHKLKHISRPKNDSTMHKSKKMSLTRTKSPAFSSTLSPPSGGAAAASPQPHHQRKSYHFTRDLPPTPDNNSASQLLDQPRKSTRRRRSIKKNRPSIRLASSPRLLMNASVSTDCSCRASLDEHHNNNPTDSCSSEETDLSVFPSENGDKPFDIMVSSCHCRVKSDIPIDMTMTKDSKLETFDSVSQFELRPIITKTNKIDTTDEEVSKMRISHSSLKEKRNLNSAKRVNTTSSPGVKLRTNSPRLASKRFIQVHHRKSVSSSGVARRSLAESFAVVKTSQDPHRDFKDSMVEMIMEYNIRSSKDLEDLLACYLSLNSDKYHELIIKVFKQIWFEITDIRFK, from the coding sequence ATGGGCAATTACAAGTTTAAGTTCTCTGATATGATCCCAAATGCCTGGTTTCACAAGCTCAAACACATTAGCAGACCAAAAAATGATAGTACCATGCACAAGTCCAAGAAAATGAGCCTTACCAGAACCAAATCCCCTGCATTTTCTTCAACATTGTCACCACCTTCTGGAGGGGCTGCGGCTGCTTCGCCGCAGCCTCACCATCAAAGAAAGTCCTACCATTTCACAAGAGACCTTCCACCAACTCCTGATAACAATTCAGCTTCTCAGCTTTTAGACCAGCCAAGAAAATCAACAAGGAGGAGAAGAAGCATCAAGAAGAACAGGCCATCAATAAGATTAGCCTCATCGCCGAGGCTGCTGATGAATGCTTCTGTTTCTACTGATTGTAGCTGCAGAGCTAGCCTGGATGAGCACCACAACAATAATCCTACTGATAGCTGCTCCTCTGAAGAGACTGATCTCTCTGTTTTTCCTTCAGAAAATGGTGACAAGCCATTTGATATTATGGTCTCTTCTTGTCACTGCAGAGTCAAGAGTGACATCCCCATTGACATGACCATGACCAAAGATTCTAAACTCGAAACATTTGATTCAGTTTCACAGTTTGAGCTCAGGCCCATCATCACCAAGACCAACAAGATTGACACAACTGATGAAGAAGTGTCCAAGATGAGGATTTCACACTCTTCTCTCAAAGAAAAAAGGAACTTAAATTCTGCTAAAAGGGTGAATACTACTTCTTCACCAGGTGTGAAGCTGAGGACTAATTCTCCGAGATTAGCAAGCAAGAGATTTATCCAAGTCCATCACCGGAAAAGTGTGTCATCCAGTGGTGTGGCACGGAGGAGCTTGGCGGAGAGTTTTGCAGTAGTGAAGACCTCACAAGACCCTCATAGGGATTTCAAGGATTCAATGGTGGAGATGATCATGGAGTACAATATCAGATCATCGAAAGACTTGGAAGATCTTCTTGCATGTTATCTTTCACTCAATTCTGATAAATATCATGAGCTTATTATCAAGGTGTTCAAGCAGATCTGGTTTGAGATTACTGATATTAGGTTTAAGTAA